A region of Ferruginibacter albus DNA encodes the following proteins:
- a CDS encoding ferredoxin--NADP reductase: MPVEPWRTGKVIKIEQQTYNTRRFFIQVPELTSFDFKPGQFVTLDLPIHEKPNKRWRSYSIASWPDGTNVFELCIVLLDGGAGTTYLFNEVKEGSELTLRGPVGVFNLHEENFQKDIFLIATGTGIAPFRSMANHIKLKGLEHKNVHLIFGCRTQKDLLYYDEFRQLEKELPTFHYHPVLSREEWDGAGKGYVHTVYKELCKETQPACFFLCGWKAMIDEAKQTIQALGYDRKAIHQELYG, translated from the coding sequence ATGCCTGTAGAACCTTGGCGCACCGGTAAGGTGATCAAAATTGAACAGCAAACTTATAATACACGTCGCTTTTTTATACAAGTTCCCGAACTAACATCTTTCGATTTTAAACCCGGACAGTTTGTTACGCTGGATCTACCCATTCACGAGAAACCTAATAAGCGCTGGCGCAGTTATTCCATTGCCAGTTGGCCTGATGGAACCAATGTGTTTGAATTATGCATTGTGCTATTAGATGGGGGTGCTGGTACTACCTATCTTTTTAATGAAGTAAAAGAAGGAAGCGAATTGACATTACGCGGACCCGTTGGTGTATTCAATCTTCATGAAGAAAATTTTCAGAAAGATATTTTCTTAATTGCCACCGGAACCGGTATTGCACCTTTCCGCAGCATGGCCAATCATATCAAACTAAAAGGATTAGAGCATAAAAACGTTCATTTAATATTCGGTTGCCGTACACAAAAAGACTTGTTGTATTACGATGAGTTCAGGCAATTGGAAAAAGAACTACCAACCTTTCATTACCATCCGGTATTATCAAGAGAGGAGTGGGATGGTGCAGGAAAAGGATATGTGCACACTGTTTACAAAGAATTATGTAAAGAAACACAGCCTGCCTGCTTCTTTTTATGCGGATGGAAGGCAATGATCGATGAAGCTAAACAAACGATCCAGGCTTTGGGCTACGATAGAAAAGCCATTCACCAGGAATTGTATGGATAA
- a CDS encoding carbohydrate porin, with translation MLVLCRVHAQIGDSVKEERFSIHAQTTIINQYKPPFSAAYTGKNSLLTGEESKTSITSTFFAGMRLWKGASIFINPEIAGGSGLSEALGVADATNGETFRVGDPAPKIYLARLFFKQIFSLSNKQIFQQDDLNQLATTIPDKYLAVTIGKIGMADYFDNNKYSHDPRTQFMSWSLMSNGGWDYPANTRGYTPSVVLEYISPKNEVRYAISLVPVVANGNEMNWSIGKASSQTIEYTHRYKLYSKEGAIRLLGFYTSANMGNYNQSIALDPINPSIEDSRKYGNTKYGFGINAEQEITKDLGCFFRASWNDGNNETWMFTEIDHSISAGLSTTGEKWKRENDNAGIGYVASGISKPHQDYLKAGGNGFMLGDGNLTYGWEHLVEFYYSAELVKNQIYLTGAYQLLINPGYNADRQGPVNILSIRLHARI, from the coding sequence ATGCTCGTACTATGCCGGGTACATGCCCAAATCGGCGATTCTGTAAAAGAAGAAAGATTTTCTATTCATGCACAAACAACCATAATCAACCAGTATAAGCCTCCTTTTAGTGCAGCTTACACCGGTAAGAACAGTTTACTTACCGGAGAAGAAAGCAAAACTTCTATTACCTCTACTTTTTTTGCCGGGATGAGGTTGTGGAAAGGAGCAAGTATTTTTATTAATCCTGAGATTGCAGGCGGTTCCGGTTTAAGTGAAGCATTGGGAGTTGCTGATGCTACCAATGGAGAAACCTTTCGTGTTGGCGACCCTGCTCCAAAAATTTACCTTGCCCGGCTGTTTTTCAAACAGATCTTTTCGTTAAGTAATAAACAAATTTTTCAACAAGATGATCTTAACCAGTTAGCTACCACTATTCCTGACAAGTACTTGGCAGTAACCATTGGAAAAATCGGCATGGCTGATTATTTTGATAACAATAAATATAGTCACGATCCCCGTACTCAGTTTATGAGCTGGTCTTTAATGAGTAATGGTGGATGGGATTATCCGGCCAATACAAGGGGTTATACTCCCAGCGTTGTATTGGAATATATTTCTCCAAAAAATGAAGTAAGATATGCGATATCGTTAGTTCCGGTAGTTGCTAACGGCAATGAAATGAACTGGAGCATTGGAAAAGCAAGCTCGCAGACTATTGAATATACACACAGGTATAAATTGTATTCCAAAGAAGGCGCTATCAGGTTGTTGGGATTTTACACTTCTGCCAATATGGGTAATTATAATCAAAGCATTGCTTTGGATCCAATCAATCCTTCTATTGAAGACAGCAGAAAATATGGCAATACCAAATATGGATTTGGCATTAATGCCGAACAGGAGATCACAAAAGATCTTGGATGTTTCTTTAGAGCAAGCTGGAATGACGGCAACAATGAAACCTGGATGTTTACCGAAATAGATCACAGCATCAGCGCCGGATTGTCTACAACAGGTGAAAAGTGGAAAAGAGAAAATGATAACGCAGGGATCGGTTATGTAGCCTCAGGCATTTCAAAACCTCACCAAGATTATTTAAAAGCAGGTGGCAACGGCTTTATGCTGGGAGACGGCAATTTGACCTATGGATGGGAACACCTGGTAGAATTTTATTACTCTGCCGAATTGGTGAAGAACCAAATTTATCTTACCGGTGCTTACCAGCTATTGATAAACCCCGGTTATAATGCAGACAGGCAGGGACCTGTTAATATACTATCTATCCGGTTGCATGCAAGGATATAA
- a CDS encoding S8 family serine peptidase, with amino-acid sequence MRKSCLPFLTILFSLVCTRSFAQEIKPVHFSNGNYKIEKNISSKIFKKEKIKTALYDDKYFVLLQFASIPTVTEIEQLKTAGIELSDYLPANSYFASIRNDFDFLQAQKLNIIAVGVIPSAYKIDADLTSYQPSYNKEDFKCIAVNFISSIDRKTAEAELEKLGAVLITNKFEAPSSIFIEIDTKLINAIAALPFVSSVTLQTLKDKTLNYNSVAAHGVSALEAVGGKNLLGRGVTVGIGDNADMSTHIDLTNKLIMRTPWYPDDHGTHVAGTLAGAGIIDVKYHGMAPKATLINQYFTGIIINAVTYLADNNMVVTNNSYYSVDAGCTGEGKYDVLSNYIDWQLKNTPQLMHIIAAGNDGGTNCSPYSNSFATVKSGWQSAKNVLTVGAMDNSNYTIAGLSSCGPVKDGRIKPEIVSGGVNVTSTITNNNYLTTSGTSMAAPAVTGSLALLYEDYRRSNGGTNPKAALLKALLCNSAEDLGNPGPDFRFGFGMLNTKRAVEDLDSNRYFINTITNNANATHTITIPKNARKLKVMLYWSDKEAAINAATALINDLDLTVAEPGGVTIHKPLILNPSPGSVNNNAVEGADHTNNIEQVTINDPVAGTYTVNVNGYNVPYGPQDYIVAYEILDSSITLQYPYGGETWVPGESELIRWNVYGSESKTFTLEYSTDSGNVWNVINNAIANARSYTWTVPATVTNKALIRISTNGTSYSDQSKFGITILGRPVVTAFNACQGYVSLKWNSIAGATSYNILQMSGDSMMVIANTIDTNFLVKNLDKNKQYWFGVAAKKDSAAGRRSLSVNITPSGGACTATIFNGDIKVDSILEPNTARKFFANAGNAVKPVKVRIRNLGSTDVAGPITVSYNSEGGIATETITATVPAKGTYDYTFTTPYVYDTSAFHYNFKAWTTNVADSNHQNDTAYKAVKLLDNSVIASLPIIETFETSAVGEYRNPTLGFVGNDAFDFTASSVYGRARTFVNTGFSRSGTKALTLDQTPYQKNYTTSTAFASYNLSAFSGTQLRYDFYYRSQGMADSPNNRIWIRGSENDNWVEAYNLYANQPAFGQWQHGNFNINDLLNSATPSQAITPTFQIRFGEQGYTSANTPVPQSDLDDGFTFDDMTLKQVFNDLSVASILSPSKNGCGLSSANPISIRVKNYNNTAVANVPVNYQVNNGTVVTEIIPSIAANSAVDYTFTTKANLSSYVDYSINAWVKFPGDTYSINDSVKNYSLHNSPVITTYPYLQGFENNNGQFYAQGTNSTWQWGAPAKTIINKAPNGNYIWTTNLTGNYNNNEQSYLYTPCFDLSSLNQPVLSFSHILQLEQDFDFSWVEYSTDGTNWQKLGDFKQGTNWYDSATRNWRNSNTIWHVASIDIPTKGTNVRFRFVMNADDGVTYEGAGIDDFHIFDKAAVYTDTPITSLSQNVSGNNWIHFTANNKRVVSINANGNNLGITNVSVYPYNGSTRYANDQYYLNRNIVIRPTGQPSGMVAVRFYFTDSEVNRLLTDVGCANCTRPQNAYQLGVTQYNGSLADENGTLADNLTGLFSFITPDSTDIIPYDNGYYAEYDVSKFGEFWLNKGGINNDSALPLKLVSFIANKQNSKVALNWQTQSENSLDQFIIERSSDGKIFTDIGIVPATNSNLNQQYNFVDASPLVINYYRLKVADADGSVSYSAIQQVNFDNNASAIVVYPNPVTNRKLFIASSKNCTEALLLDVSGKIIRRFQLQGNNNSLNISGIAKGVYQLKIFTETSTSSQKIIVQ; translated from the coding sequence ATGCGAAAAAGTTGCCTACCATTTCTGACAATCCTTTTTTCTTTAGTTTGTACACGGTCATTTGCGCAGGAGATAAAACCGGTGCACTTTTCAAATGGAAACTATAAAATAGAAAAGAACATATCATCAAAAATTTTCAAAAAAGAGAAAATAAAGACCGCCTTATATGATGATAAATACTTTGTGTTATTGCAATTCGCATCAATACCCACTGTAACTGAAATTGAACAGCTAAAAACTGCCGGTATTGAATTAAGTGATTATTTACCTGCTAACAGTTATTTTGCAAGCATCCGAAATGACTTTGATTTTTTGCAGGCACAAAAATTAAATATTATTGCTGTCGGTGTTATTCCTTCTGCTTATAAAATTGATGCTGATCTAACCAGTTATCAACCATCCTACAATAAAGAAGATTTTAAGTGCATTGCTGTTAATTTTATTTCATCTATTGATAGAAAAACGGCGGAGGCTGAACTGGAGAAATTGGGTGCTGTTTTAATAACGAACAAGTTCGAAGCGCCATCCTCTATATTTATTGAAATTGATACAAAGCTGATAAATGCCATTGCTGCATTGCCTTTCGTAAGTTCCGTAACCTTACAAACATTAAAAGACAAAACGCTTAATTATAATAGTGTTGCAGCACATGGTGTGAGTGCGTTAGAGGCTGTAGGAGGTAAAAATTTATTAGGCAGAGGTGTAACTGTAGGTATTGGTGACAATGCAGATATGTCTACTCATATTGACCTTACCAATAAGCTGATAATGCGCACTCCCTGGTACCCGGATGATCATGGAACACATGTGGCAGGAACATTGGCAGGTGCAGGTATCATCGATGTAAAATATCATGGCATGGCACCTAAAGCCACTCTTATCAATCAATATTTTACCGGTATAATAATAAATGCAGTTACTTATTTGGCAGACAATAATATGGTAGTCACCAATAACTCTTATTATTCGGTTGATGCAGGATGTACAGGTGAAGGAAAATATGATGTGCTGAGCAATTATATAGATTGGCAATTGAAAAATACACCACAGTTAATGCATATAATTGCAGCCGGAAACGATGGGGGTACTAACTGTTCTCCCTACTCAAATTCATTTGCTACTGTAAAATCAGGTTGGCAAAGCGCAAAAAATGTATTGACGGTCGGCGCTATGGATAATTCCAATTATACTATTGCGGGATTAAGTAGTTGCGGACCTGTAAAAGACGGACGCATTAAACCCGAAATAGTATCGGGAGGAGTAAACGTAACATCTACCATTACTAATAATAATTATCTTACTACAAGCGGTACCAGTATGGCAGCTCCTGCAGTAACAGGTTCTCTGGCTTTATTATATGAAGATTACCGGAGATCAAATGGCGGCACTAATCCTAAAGCTGCATTATTAAAAGCATTGCTTTGCAACAGTGCAGAAGATCTGGGAAACCCCGGGCCGGATTTTAGATTTGGTTTTGGCATGTTGAATACAAAAAGAGCTGTAGAGGACCTGGATAGTAATCGTTATTTTATTAATACCATAACCAACAATGCAAATGCAACGCATACTATTACAATTCCTAAAAATGCAAGGAAGCTAAAAGTAATGTTGTACTGGAGTGATAAAGAAGCTGCTATTAACGCAGCTACCGCTTTAATAAATGATCTGGATCTTACTGTTGCTGAACCTGGTGGCGTTACCATACATAAGCCTCTTATTTTAAATCCTTCTCCCGGTAGTGTAAATAATAATGCTGTAGAAGGCGCAGATCATACTAATAATATTGAGCAGGTAACGATCAATGATCCTGTGGCAGGAACTTATACGGTTAACGTAAATGGATATAATGTTCCTTATGGTCCGCAGGATTATATTGTTGCTTATGAAATACTGGATTCTTCCATAACATTGCAATATCCTTACGGCGGCGAAACATGGGTACCCGGCGAATCTGAATTGATCAGGTGGAATGTATATGGAAGTGAAAGCAAAACATTTACATTGGAGTATTCGACAGATAGCGGCAACGTATGGAATGTTATTAATAACGCCATTGCCAATGCCCGTTCTTATACATGGACTGTGCCTGCTACTGTTACTAACAAAGCTTTAATAAGAATTTCCACTAATGGAACTAGTTATAGTGATCAAAGTAAATTCGGTATCACCATATTGGGCCGACCCGTCGTTACCGCTTTCAATGCTTGCCAGGGTTATGTTTCATTAAAATGGAACAGTATTGCCGGCGCTACTTCATATAACATATTGCAGATGTCTGGCGATAGCATGATGGTAATTGCCAATACAATCGATACCAATTTTTTGGTTAAAAACCTGGATAAGAATAAGCAGTATTGGTTTGGTGTTGCAGCAAAAAAAGATTCGGCGGCAGGTAGGCGCTCTTTATCTGTAAATATTACTCCATCGGGCGGTGCCTGTACAGCAACTATATTTAATGGAGATATAAAAGTTGATTCGATATTAGAGCCTAATACGGCCAGGAAATTTTTTGCTAATGCCGGTAATGCAGTTAAGCCTGTAAAAGTTCGAATAAGAAATTTAGGCAGTACGGATGTAGCCGGACCTATTACTGTTTCATACAATAGTGAAGGTGGCATAGCAACAGAAACTATTACTGCAACAGTGCCTGCTAAAGGCACTTACGATTATACCTTTACTACGCCTTACGTATATGATACATCAGCATTTCATTATAACTTTAAAGCCTGGACTACTAATGTTGCCGACTCTAATCATCAGAATGATACAGCGTATAAAGCAGTGAAACTTTTGGACAATTCTGTAATAGCTTCTTTACCCATAATAGAAACGTTTGAAACATCTGCCGTTGGCGAATATAGAAATCCTACCTTAGGTTTTGTTGGTAACGATGCGTTTGATTTCACCGCTTCTTCAGTTTATGGAAGAGCAAGAACCTTTGTCAATACGGGTTTTTCACGTTCGGGCACTAAAGCACTTACGTTAGATCAGACCCCTTATCAAAAAAACTATACCACCAGTACGGCATTTGCCAGTTATAATCTAAGTGCTTTTTCGGGTACTCAACTCCGTTATGATTTTTACTATAGAAGCCAGGGTATGGCAGACTCTCCTAATAACAGGATATGGATTCGCGGCAGCGAAAATGACAATTGGGTGGAAGCGTATAATTTATATGCTAATCAACCCGCATTCGGACAATGGCAGCATGGCAACTTTAATATAAATGATCTGTTGAATAGCGCTACTCCTTCACAAGCGATCACCCCTACTTTTCAAATACGATTTGGAGAGCAGGGCTATACTTCTGCCAACACACCCGTTCCCCAATCTGACCTGGATGATGGATTTACATTTGACGATATGACACTGAAGCAAGTGTTCAATGATCTATCAGTCGCCAGCATTTTATCGCCTTCAAAAAATGGTTGCGGTTTATCAAGCGCCAATCCCATTTCAATACGTGTAAAAAATTATAATAATACTGCAGTTGCCAATGTGCCTGTTAATTACCAGGTAAATAATGGAACGGTTGTAACGGAAATAATTCCTTCAATTGCTGCCAACAGCGCTGTTGATTATACCTTTACTACCAAGGCGAATCTTTCTTCTTATGTAGATTATTCCATTAATGCCTGGGTTAAATTTCCGGGGGATACTTACTCCATCAATGATAGTGTAAAAAATTATTCCTTACATAACAGTCCTGTAATTACTACATATCCATACTTACAGGGTTTTGAAAATAACAACGGGCAGTTTTATGCACAAGGCACTAATTCTACCTGGCAATGGGGAGCGCCTGCAAAAACCATTATCAATAAGGCGCCTAATGGAAACTATATATGGACAACCAACTTAACAGGCAATTACAATAACAATGAGCAATCGTATTTATATACGCCTTGTTTCGATCTAAGCAGTTTAAACCAACCCGTACTTTCATTCAGTCATATTTTACAATTAGAACAAGATTTTGATTTTAGCTGGGTTGAATATTCAACTGATGGTACTAATTGGCAAAAGCTTGGTGATTTTAAACAGGGAACAAATTGGTATGATTCTGCCACAAGAAACTGGCGCAACTCCAACACCATATGGCATGTGGCAAGTATTGATATACCAACAAAGGGCACTAATGTGCGTTTTCGGTTTGTAATGAATGCAGATGATGGTGTAACTTATGAAGGGGCAGGGATAGATGACTTTCACATTTTTGATAAAGCAGCGGTATATACAGATACGCCCATCACTTCTTTATCGCAAAACGTAAGTGGAAATAACTGGATTCATTTTACAGCAAACAATAAACGGGTTGTGTCTATAAATGCCAATGGAAATAATTTAGGAATAACTAACGTTAGCGTGTACCCGTATAACGGCTCTACCCGGTATGCGAATGATCAATATTACCTTAATAGAAATATTGTTATCAGACCAACCGGTCAACCATCGGGAATGGTAGCAGTGCGTTTTTATTTTACTGATTCAGAAGTCAATCGTTTGCTAACCGATGTGGGCTGTGCTAATTGTACAAGACCACAGAATGCCTACCAATTAGGCGTTACGCAATATAATGGTAGCCTGGCAGATGAAAATGGTACGCTGGCAGATAATCTAACCGGATTGTTTTCGTTCATTACTCCGGATAGTACGGATATTATTCCCTATGATAATGGTTATTATGCTGAATATGATGTGTCGAAATTCGGTGAGTTTTGGTTAAACAAAGGTGGCATTAACAATGATAGCGCCCTGCCTTTAAAGCTGGTATCTTTTATAGCTAATAAACAAAATTCAAAAGTGGCATTGAATTGGCAAACGCAAAGCGAAAATTCCCTTGATCAATTCATTATTGAAAGAAGCAGCGACGGAAAAATATTTACAGATATTGGTATTGTGCCGGCTACTAATTCAAATTTAAATCAGCAATATAATTTCGTTGATGCATCGCCGTTAGTAATAAATTATTACCGGTTAAAAGTTGCCGATGCTGATGGCAGCGTTTCTTATTCAGCCATACAACAAGTGAATTTTGACAACAATGCATCTGCTATAGTTGTATATCCCAACCCCGTAACCAATCGTAAGTTATTTATTGCAAGTTCAAAAAATTGTACAGAAGCTTTGTTGTTGGATGTTTCCGGCAAGATCATCCGAAGGTTTCAACTACAGGGCAATAATAATTCCTTGAATATTTCCGGTATTGCAAAAGGTGTTTATCAATTAAAAATCTTTACTGAAACTTCAACGTCTTCACAAAAAATAATAGTACAATAA
- the mfd gene encoding transcription-repair coupling factor translates to MASYANDPRCFQIADGILSPQLNHIHLKGLVGGSSQFIFTAVFNNPATSSLNHLIILRDAEEAAYFHNTLENLTNALDIFYFPSSFKNKKNYRLLNSSHVMLRTEALTKIAAGGNKKIVVTYPEALFEKVVLSKTLSENIISIKQGDTLNVNAILERFVQYGFKRTDFVYEPGQFAVRGGILDIYSFGNEKPYRIELFGNDVDSIRIFDAESQLSERKLLQVNIIPNVETQFETGEKVSLLNFLSENTIVWSEDWEFIKEKIEQQEEDLELFLELPTNIKRETSDDSDINEKTDVTKNDFITASILEEQVQQHHIIEFGSKAYFNKNTEFAISNLQFAIKDQPSFNRQFDLLIKNLQEYEKQKYNIFLFAENPKQLERLHTIFIDLKAEIQVTPIPTAIHEGFIDDDLKIVCYTDHQIFQRYHKYKVKQAFSKNKALTLKTLRELQPGDYVTHIDHGVGVYSGLQKIEANGRMQEAVRIVYKDGDLLYVNISSLHKIAKYSGKEGSIPKTNKLGSDVWNKLKEKTKKQVKDIATDLIKLYAQRKSQPGFAFSIDNYMQTELEASFIYEDTPDQNKATVDVKRDMEKPSPMDRLVCGDVGFGKTEVAIRAAFKACCDGKQAAVLVPTTILAYQHYKTFGDRLKDFPVTVDFINRFKSSKEKKETLQKLAEGKIDIIIGTHSILGKDVKFKDLGIMIIDEEQKFGVAAKEKLKQLRATVDSLTLTATPIPRTLQFSLMGARDLSIINTPPPNRQPIQTEVQVFNEDTIRDTIYYETERGGQVFFIHNRVNGLAEMTGHIQGLCPDLSIAYAHGQMDGDKLEDTILDFMDKKYDVLVCTNIVESGVDIPNVNTIIVNNAHQFGLSDLHQLRGRVGRSNKKAFCYLLAPPMSTLPPDSRKRLQTLEQYSDLGSGFQIAMRDLDIRGAGNLLGGEQSGFIAEIGFEMYQKILDEAIRELKRKDFKELFKEEIQQQDDFVKDCSIDTDLEILIPDSYVESITERLSLYSRLDNCENEKDLEEFHAELIDRFGPIPSQVEDLFTTVRCRKLAVELGFEKMLLKDEILKCFFVSNPDSPYFQSETFMGILKFLQAATNKARLKQVGKNGILIVNDMKTMKQLHQFLTRMYESIKG, encoded by the coding sequence ATGGCTTCTTACGCAAACGATCCCCGCTGTTTTCAAATAGCGGATGGTATTCTATCGCCTCAACTCAACCACATCCACCTAAAAGGACTTGTTGGCGGCTCCTCGCAATTTATTTTTACAGCTGTATTTAATAATCCGGCTACTTCTTCTCTAAACCATCTTATTATTTTAAGAGACGCCGAAGAAGCAGCCTACTTTCATAATACGCTGGAAAATCTTACCAACGCGTTGGATATTTTTTATTTTCCTTCATCGTTCAAAAATAAAAAGAACTATCGTTTATTAAACAGCAGCCACGTGATGTTACGTACTGAAGCGCTTACTAAGATTGCTGCCGGCGGAAATAAAAAGATCGTTGTTACCTATCCCGAAGCGTTGTTCGAAAAAGTGGTTTTATCAAAAACACTTTCAGAGAATATTATTTCTATAAAGCAAGGTGATACACTTAATGTGAACGCAATATTAGAACGTTTTGTACAATATGGTTTTAAAAGAACTGATTTTGTATATGAACCGGGACAATTTGCTGTGCGTGGCGGAATATTGGATATTTATTCTTTCGGCAATGAAAAGCCTTACCGTATTGAGTTGTTTGGAAATGATGTGGATAGCATTCGCATATTTGATGCGGAATCGCAATTGAGCGAACGGAAATTATTGCAGGTAAATATCATCCCTAATGTAGAAACGCAATTTGAAACAGGAGAGAAAGTTTCTTTATTAAACTTTTTATCGGAAAATACAATTGTATGGTCTGAAGATTGGGAATTCATCAAGGAGAAAATTGAACAACAGGAAGAAGATCTTGAGCTATTTCTTGAACTGCCCACGAACATCAAACGTGAGACGAGTGACGACAGCGATATTAATGAGAAGACCGATGTTACAAAAAATGATTTCATAACTGCATCAATATTGGAAGAACAAGTTCAACAGCATCATATAATTGAATTTGGCTCTAAAGCTTACTTTAATAAAAACACTGAGTTTGCAATTTCTAATTTACAATTTGCAATCAAGGATCAGCCTTCCTTTAATCGCCAGTTTGATCTGTTGATAAAGAATTTGCAGGAGTATGAAAAACAGAAATACAATATTTTTCTTTTTGCAGAAAATCCAAAACAATTAGAAAGGCTGCACACTATCTTCATTGATCTGAAAGCAGAGATACAGGTTACTCCCATTCCTACTGCAATACACGAAGGTTTTATTGATGACGATCTAAAGATCGTTTGTTATACTGACCATCAAATTTTTCAACGGTATCACAAGTATAAGGTAAAACAAGCTTTTAGCAAGAATAAGGCGCTTACGTTAAAAACCTTGCGGGAGCTGCAACCCGGCGATTATGTAACACATATCGATCATGGCGTTGGAGTATACAGCGGTTTGCAAAAAATTGAAGCCAATGGAAGAATGCAGGAAGCGGTTCGTATTGTTTATAAAGATGGTGATCTGTTATATGTAAATATTTCATCGCTGCATAAAATTGCAAAATACAGTGGCAAAGAAGGCAGCATTCCTAAAACGAACAAATTAGGAAGCGATGTTTGGAACAAGTTGAAGGAGAAGACCAAGAAACAGGTTAAAGACATTGCAACCGACCTAATAAAGTTATACGCACAACGTAAAAGTCAGCCGGGCTTTGCTTTCAGCATTGACAATTACATGCAGACAGAATTGGAGGCATCGTTTATTTATGAAGATACTCCCGATCAAAACAAAGCCACTGTTGATGTAAAACGTGATATGGAAAAGCCATCACCGATGGACAGGTTGGTTTGCGGCGATGTAGGCTTTGGTAAAACAGAAGTAGCCATACGTGCTGCCTTTAAAGCTTGCTGCGATGGTAAGCAGGCTGCCGTATTGGTACCTACTACTATTTTGGCTTACCAGCATTATAAAACGTTTGGAGACCGGTTAAAAGATTTTCCGGTGACTGTTGATTTTATCAATCGATTTAAATCGTCAAAAGAAAAAAAAGAAACGCTGCAAAAATTAGCAGAAGGAAAAATTGATATCATTATCGGAACACATTCCATTTTAGGCAAAGATGTTAAGTTCAAAGACCTGGGAATAATGATCATTGATGAAGAACAGAAATTTGGTGTAGCGGCAAAAGAGAAATTAAAACAGTTGCGAGCAACGGTAGATTCACTTACGCTAACAGCAACGCCTATCCCAAGAACATTGCAATTTAGCTTGATGGGTGCACGGGATCTAAGCATCATTAATACACCGCCGCCTAATCGCCAGCCAATACAAACAGAAGTGCAGGTGTTTAATGAAGACACGATAAGGGACACCATATATTATGAAACAGAAAGAGGCGGGCAGGTTTTCTTTATTCATAACCGGGTAAATGGCCTTGCGGAGATGACAGGACATATACAAGGCTTGTGCCCTGATCTTAGCATTGCTTATGCACACGGACAAATGGATGGCGATAAACTGGAAGACACTATCCTGGATTTCATGGATAAAAAATATGATGTGCTGGTGTGTACCAACATCGTTGAAAGCGGCGTGGATATTCCCAACGTTAATACCATTATTGTAAATAACGCTCATCAATTTGGATTAAGCGATCTGCATCAGCTACGTGGAAGAGTTGGCAGAAGTAACAAAAAAGCATTCTGTTATTTATTGGCTCCGCCGATGAGCACTTTACCTCCTGATAGTCGTAAGCGTTTGCAAACATTAGAGCAGTACAGCGATCTCGGTAGCGGCTTTCAAATTGCTATGCGTGACCTGGATATACGTGGCGCCGGAAATTTATTAGGCGGTGAACAAAGCGGCTTTATTGCTGAGATCGGTTTTGAAATGTATCAGAAGATCCTGGATGAAGCTATTCGTGAATTAAAACGTAAAGACTTTAAAGAGCTGTTCAAAGAAGAAATTCAGCAGCAGGATGATTTTGTAAAAGATTGTTCTATCGATACAGACCTGGAAATATTGATTCCTGATAGCTATGTTGAAAGCATTACAGAAAGATTAAGCCTGTATTCAAGATTGGATAATTGCGAAAACGAAAAAGACCTGGAAGAATTTCATGCTGAATTGATCGATCGTTTTGGACCAATACCTTCGCAAGTGGAAGACCTGTTCACCACTGTTCGCTGTCGCAAACTTGCTGTGGAGTTAGGTTTTGAGAAAATGCTTTTAAAAGATGAAATATTAAAATGCTTCTTTGTCAGCAACCCGGATTCACCTTATTTCCAAAGTGAAACATTTATGGGTATATTAAAATTCCTTCAAGCAGCTACCAATAAGGCCAGGTTAAAACAGGTTGGCAAGAACGGAATTTTGATCGTGAACGACATGAAAACGATGAAACAATTGCATCAATTTTTAACCAGGATGTACGAAAGCATTAAGGGCTAA